In Candidatus Defluviilinea proxima, a single genomic region encodes these proteins:
- the ruvX gene encoding Holliday junction resolvase RuvX: MRILVVDHGEKRIGLALSDPTATLASPLTVINHVSRLMDAAQVANIASENNAGLIVIGQSFDEEGEPNLAGRRAAKFADALKEQTQIPVELFDESFSTQDARATVIEMGFSRKKRAGHHDSLAAVMILRSYIESRNT, translated from the coding sequence ATGAGGATTCTTGTCGTTGACCACGGTGAAAAACGGATTGGCCTCGCACTCAGTGATCCGACCGCGACACTTGCCAGCCCATTGACTGTTATCAATCACGTTTCGCGTTTGATGGATGCCGCGCAAGTAGCCAATATCGCATCTGAAAATAATGCAGGTTTGATCGTCATTGGCCAATCGTTCGACGAAGAAGGGGAGCCTAACCTCGCAGGCAGGCGTGCCGCGAAATTTGCCGATGCCTTGAAAGAACAGACGCAAATCCCTGTCGAATTATTCGACGAATCTTTCAGCACACAAGATGCGCGTGCCACTGTCATCGAAATGGGATTTTCACGCAAGAAACGTGCCGGTCATCACGACTCACTTGCGGCCGTGATGATCTTACGGTCATATATTGAATCGCGTAATACGTAG
- a CDS encoding baseplate J/gp47 family protein, giving the protein MKTQIITLETHDDLISVRDRMSWAKTPRILLVWPKYEKVTLRQVDLKVLQRHASTLGAQLGLVTRQRRVRADAEALGIPVFESTGQAQKVTWPKPRIRKWPHKAPDKTLREQREQVQVKEEAWRAHPVVKILVFLVGVASVLVLVALFIPRAQVKLNPVSETQSLVVPVSASLSVNDVFITGSIPARKKTIVVDGVQRVLVTGEGITPQSKAKGVVIFRNLTQDKVTIPMGTLVRSGETRFATLDEGIIDAGVGKTLDVPIEAVEGGIAGNLDAETINVVEGRLGLSASVINPEPTTGGRERSSVQATDADREHAKELLLKSLEDDARTNLLDGLGSDDVLFSDTFALSQIISEVYDPPAGAAASQLTLTMQAEFSILYASASDLTELASLALNASLPSGFIAASNAVIVESATDPSLLEDGSVHWTIRAERTIYQQVSVAQVQQLLQGLNSSEAQSVLNENLPLLSEPKILLSPSWWPWMPIVPFQIEVVTQ; this is encoded by the coding sequence ATGAAAACCCAGATCATCACACTCGAAACCCACGATGACCTCATCTCCGTCCGCGACAGAATGTCTTGGGCGAAGACGCCGCGTATTCTGTTGGTGTGGCCCAAGTATGAAAAGGTCACATTGCGACAAGTGGACTTGAAAGTTTTACAACGACACGCATCCACGCTCGGTGCGCAGTTGGGTTTGGTCACACGGCAGAGGCGGGTGCGGGCAGATGCAGAGGCGCTGGGGATCCCGGTGTTCGAATCCACGGGGCAGGCGCAAAAGGTGACTTGGCCCAAGCCTCGGATCAGGAAGTGGCCGCACAAAGCTCCAGATAAGACTCTGCGCGAGCAACGGGAGCAGGTTCAAGTTAAGGAAGAAGCGTGGCGCGCGCATCCTGTTGTGAAGATACTGGTGTTCCTCGTCGGTGTGGCATCGGTGTTGGTGCTGGTCGCGTTATTCATTCCGCGCGCACAGGTCAAGTTAAACCCTGTTTCAGAAACGCAAAGTTTGGTTGTGCCGGTGTCTGCGAGTCTTTCGGTGAACGATGTTTTCATCACTGGTTCCATACCGGCACGCAAGAAAACGATCGTGGTAGATGGTGTGCAACGAGTTCTCGTGACAGGTGAGGGCATTACACCACAATCGAAGGCGAAGGGCGTTGTGATCTTTCGCAATCTTACGCAGGATAAAGTGACGATCCCGATGGGCACACTTGTGCGAAGTGGTGAGACACGTTTTGCGACTCTTGATGAAGGCATTATTGATGCCGGTGTTGGGAAGACTCTTGACGTGCCTATCGAAGCGGTGGAAGGTGGCATTGCGGGAAACCTCGATGCTGAAACGATCAATGTGGTCGAAGGCAGGCTGGGGCTTTCGGCCTCAGTGATCAATCCCGAACCTACAACGGGTGGGCGCGAGCGTTCGTCGGTGCAAGCAACCGATGCAGACCGTGAGCATGCCAAGGAACTTCTGTTGAAAAGTTTGGAAGATGATGCGCGTACAAATCTTCTGGATGGACTCGGCTCAGATGATGTGCTCTTCAGTGATACGTTTGCCCTTTCGCAAATCATTTCAGAAGTCTATGACCCGCCTGCTGGAGCGGCCGCCTCACAATTGACTCTGACCATGCAAGCCGAATTTTCCATCCTCTATGCAAGCGCCTCAGACTTAACCGAGCTTGCCTCGTTGGCCTTGAACGCTTCTCTACCCTCGGGCTTTATCGCCGCATCCAACGCTGTGATAGTTGAATCGGCAACCGATCCGTCACTGCTGGAAGATGGCTCCGTCCATTGGACGATCCGTGCCGAGCGTACGATCTATCAGCAGGTGAGCGTTGCGCAAGTGCAACAACTCTTACAAGGTCTCAATTCGTCTGAAGCGCAATCCGTGTTGAATGAAAATCTTCCTTTGTTGAGTGAACCAAAAATATTGTTGAGCCCATCCTGGTGGCCGTGGATGCCGATCGTGCCGTTTCAAATTGAGGTCGTTACACAGTGA